In the Verrucomicrobiota bacterium genome, GCGCTGGTCTCTCATCCGGAAAGCCAGCCAATCTTCCTCCCCGAAACCGTGATTGTAAAAATCATCCGGCCGGAGAATCACTCGCAAAAGCATCTTATCCTTCGGCTGATCTCTTAGGAACTCCTCCAGCAAGAGATCCCCCATTTCCACGAAGGCCTCCCACTCCAAAAGAAATCTTCCGCCTTCCTCCACAAAAGAGGCCCGCACCGGGCGATGCTCCTCATCGAAAGTGGAAACATGAAAGAAACGCTCTCCTTGGACCATTTCCACGGCGACCTGGTTTTTCTCCTGGTCACCGGGAAAACGAGAGAGCCCGCGAGGCGAGAAGCCACGCAGCGCATAAAAGCGCACCATGTGATCGCGAACCCGCTTCGGACTCCTCACATAAGCAAACTTTTCCCCCACCGAATCCGCCTTCAAAAAAGCCTCCAAGGGCGGCAGAATCTGCGCAAGCAGCTCCCGATTGGAGGGCAAGTCCGCTAGCTCGCCCGCCACGCCCCCCTCGGCCGGCCCTTCGGCCACATCACTCTCCTCGGCCGGTTTGGTCGAAAGCCTTTCCGGCAAGGTGACAAGCCCCAGCCCTAGCAAAAGAAAGAGTGCCATCCCCGAAAGCAGCCACTTCCCTCGACCGCGCCCCCATTTTCCCATGAGATCCGCCAGCGTCGGCCCCTTGCTCTCCGGATCCTCTCCTGGTTCCGGCAAAGGTAGCCTCTCTTTGACCCGTCGCTTCTCGAGCGGCGGAAGCGAGTCATTCGTTCGCAGCCGCAAGTTCCCCGCTCGAGCTGCCTCGGCCAAGCGATCGGCCGGCTCCTTCCCATCCGCCTCCAGCCGTCTCGGGCTGGGCAAAATCGTCCGACGCCCCTCAATGGCATATTCCGATTGAGGAAGAGAACTCTTCTCGTCCTCCCTCTCGAAGGCCGCCATCACCTCTCTCTCACTGCTTCCTTTCTCGGGCACCACCAAGGCCCGCTCACAATCAGGACAGACAATCTCGCGCCCGATCCCTCTGCTCGACACCACCAAAGGGCTCGCGCAGTGCGGGCAATTGAAAAAAAGATCCGTCTCGACGGTCATGGCCGGTAAAGAGGACTCACTTCAACAGCAGATCCTTAACACAAGCAAACAAATTACCAAACCACCCCAGTCATTGAGGAATGCCAGACTGACGCGAAAGGCACCGACTTCATATCCCTCGCACCCGAAACCCGAAACCCGAAACCCGAAACCCGAAAACTGAAAACTGAAAACTGAAAACTGAAAACTGAAAACTTAACTCAACTCAAACCCCCCTCCGAGCCAGCGCCTCCTCCATAGCCTTTTCTACCACTCGAGCCGCCAAGGCTTCCGTGGCCCGGTCCAAATCTTGAACCGCCGCCTTCAAATCGTTCGCCCTCCCCGCCCGCAGCGCCTCTTCCACCCGGCTTTGCGCTTCAAAAATTTCCCGCCCTTCCTCCTCCGGCAGCTCCTCGCCCACCACCGCCAGCGATTGCTCCACCGCGGGCAAAAGCTCCTCCGCTTTCAGGCGAGCCTCCGTCAGAATTCTCGCCTCAAAGTCCTCAAAGGCATGCTCCACACTCTCCTCCACCATCCGCTCCACTTGTTCATCTCCCACATCCACCGCGGCCGAATCGATCTCCAGCAGCGTGTCCTGGCCCGTTTGGGTGTCGCGGGCCAAGACCGTCAGGAGCCCATCCGCATCGATCTCAAACTGCACCCCCACCCTGGCCTGCCCGCGGGCGGCCGATCCGAAGCGCACATCCACCGTCCCCAACTCCCAATTGTCCGCCGCCAACTCCCTTTCTCCCTGTAGAATGCGCACCCGCATGGACTCCTGCCCATCGACGGCGTTCGTGAAAAGCTCCCCCGCCTTGCAAGGGATGGTGGTGTTGCGAGGGATGAGAACATTCATGAGTCCTCCCACCGTTTCCACCCCGAGGGACAAAGGCGTCACATCCAAAAGCGTCATCTTACGGAGCGTCCCGGAAAGCACCCCCGCATGAATGGTCGCCCCCAGAGCCACCGCCTCATCCGGATGCTGCGAAAGATCGGGTTCCCGCTCGAACCACTCCGCCACTCTTTCCCGCACCAAAGGCATCCGCGTGCTGCCCCCCACCAGCAGGACCGCTTGCAACTGACCGGCTTCGGTCTGGGCATCCTTGAGCGCTTGCAGGCAGTGACGCCGAGTCCGTTCCACCAGCGGACCGGCCAGCGCCGCCAAGTCTTCTCGACCCACCACCAGTTCCTGCTCCGTCAAGAAAGGCAGCCTGGCCACCGTCTGCCCTTGCTCGGACAGAGCCTCCTTGACCCGACGAGCCTCCGCCCGGACCCGGGCTTCGTCCGCCGACGAAAGTTTTCCCAAGGAAAGCGTGCGAGCCAAAAACTCTCCCAAAGCGGCATCGACATCGTCCCCGCCCAGCAGCGTGTCCCCACTGGTGGCCAAAACCTCGAAGATCCCGTCCCGCAACTCCAGCACCGACACATCAAAGGTCCCCCCACCCCAGTCATAGACCGCAATCCGCGACCTCTCCTCCAGCTTGTCTAAGCCATAAGAAAGAGCCGCCGCCGTCGGCTCGGCCAAAATGCGCTCCACCGAGAGCCCAGCCAATTCCGCCGCCCGCTTGGTCGCTTCTCGCTGGGCGTGATTGAAGTAGGCCGGCACCGTCACGACCGCCCGCTCCACCGCCTCCCCATCGAGCGCCTCTTCCGCCAAAACCTTGAGATGCCGCAGGATCTCAGCGCTCACCTCCTCCGGCGAATGCCCGGCCACTTCTCTGGCCGTCCCCATCAAACGCTTCACGGAGCTCACCACCCCCGCCGGCTGGACCGCGGCCAAGCCTTGCGCAGCCCGCCCCACCACCACTCCCTCATCAGTGAAGGCCACCACACTCGGCGTGATCCGCCGCCCCTCCCCATCCGCCAAAAGAATAGGGAAGCCACTATCCACCACCCCAATGGCCGAATGGGTCGTACCGAGATCAATGCCAGCGATCCGTCCCAAAACGATTGAATCTGAAAACTTGAATCTTGAAACTACTCTCCGCTCTGCTGCTTGGCCCACTGCTTCAGCCGGAGACCGTTCAAGCGAATGAAGCCCGTGGCATCGTTCTGGTCATACAGCTCCTCTCCGCCTCCTTCCATGGACGCGATGTCCTCGTTGTAAAGAGAGCGTGGACTGCGCCGCCCCGCATTCTGGACATTCCCCTTGTAAAGCTTCACCCGGACTTCGCCGGACACCTCCTTCTGCGTCTCCGCCACCAGCGCTTGGAGCGCCTCTCTCTCGGGCGCGAACCAGAAACCGTTGTAGACCAGCTGGGCATACTTGGGAATCAAGCTATCCCGCAGCTGCATCGTCTCTCGATCCATCGTGAGCAGCTCCAAATCGCGATGGGCCGCCATCAGAATAGTGCCCCCGGGCGTCTCGTAGACACCGCGACTCTTCATCCCCACGAAACGGTTTTCCACGATATCGATTCGCCCAATCCCATGCCGACCCCCCAGCGCATTCAGCACCCGCATCACCCCATAGGGGCTCAGCAAAGAATACTCACCCTGCCGCCCCTGGACCGGAATCCCCAGAAAGGACAAGAGTTCTTCCAGCCCTCCACAGGCCAGGCCGACACACTTTCCCTTCTCAAAAAGAAGCTGGAGCGACTCCGCCTCCTCGGGCGCCTCCTCGGGCGAAACCGAAAGCACATACATATCCCGATCGGACTCGCCCGTGGCATCGTGCCAAGGATCCTCCAGCACCCCACTTTCAAAACTAATGTGCAGGAGATTCCGATCCATACTGTAGGACTTGGCAGCGCTCGCTTGCACCGGAATCTTCTCGGCCGCCGCATACTCGATCATCTCCCTGCGACCGGGAAATTGCTCCCGGAAATCGGCCAAACGCCAGGGAGCGATCATCTCGATCTCCGGCGCCAAGGCAGCCGCACTCAGCTCGAAGCGGACCTGGTCATTCCCCTTGCCCGTGGCCCCGTGCGCGATGGCATCCGCGCCCTCCCGCCGCGCCACCTCGACCATCCCCTTCGTGATGCACGGGCGGGCAATCGAAGTCCCCAAAAGATAGCGCCCCTCATAAATCGCCTCCGCCTGCACCATCGGGTAAATGAAATCCCGGGCGAACTCCTCCTTGAGATCGCCGATGTAACACTTGCTGGCGCCGGTCGAAGTCGCCTTCTCCTCCAAGCCATCCAGCTCTTCGCCCTGGCCCACATCCGCGCAGTAAGCGATGACCTCCGCGCTGTAACGGTCCTTCAACCACTTCAAAAGCACCGACGTGTCCAACCCACCCGAATACGCGACGAGAATCTTCATGAGCCCTCATCCCTAGCCAGATCCCTCCGGAAGGAAAGGCGAATCTCCCGGTGGGCAGACGCCGCGAAGTGTGGTTGGGAAACCTGTGGTCGACCTTCCACTCGCACTCCTGGCCGCCTTCTGCATCGGCCTCTCCAAGACCGGCTTCTCAGGCATCTCCCTGGTGGCCGTCTTCCTCTTGGCAGAACTCTTCGGCGCCAAGGAATCCGTCGGGATCGCTCTGCCCATGCTCATCTTAGCGGACTTCCTCGTCTACCCCAGCTTCCACAAGCACGGGTCATGGAAAGAAGTCTGGCCCCTCCTCCCCCCCGCGCTGGCCGGGGTAGCGCTGGGCGCGCTCCTGCTCAATGCCATTGACAACCAAATCGCAGGCAAACTCATCGGAAGCATCATCGCCATCATGCTCGCCTCCCAGCTCTTCAAAAAGCGGCGACCGGACACCTTCGCCCGCTTGG is a window encoding:
- a CDS encoding argininosuccinate synthase, whose product is MKILVAYSGGLDTSVLLKWLKDRYSAEVIAYCADVGQGEELDGLEEKATSTGASKCYIGDLKEEFARDFIYPMVQAEAIYEGRYLLGTSIARPCITKGMVEVARREGADAIAHGATGKGNDQVRFELSAAALAPEIEMIAPWRLADFREQFPGRREMIEYAAAEKIPVQASAAKSYSMDRNLLHISFESGVLEDPWHDATGESDRDMYVLSVSPEEAPEEAESLQLLFEKGKCVGLACGGLEELLSFLGIPVQGRQGEYSLLSPYGVMRVLNALGGRHGIGRIDIVENRFVGMKSRGVYETPGGTILMAAHRDLELLTMDRETMQLRDSLIPKYAQLVYNGFWFAPEREALQALVAETQKEVSGEVRVKLYKGNVQNAGRRSPRSLYNEDIASMEGGGEELYDQNDATGFIRLNGLRLKQWAKQQSGE
- a CDS encoding Hsp70 family protein, producing the protein MGRIAGIDLGTTHSAIGVVDSGFPILLADGEGRRITPSVVAFTDEGVVVGRAAQGLAAVQPAGVVSSVKRLMGTAREVAGHSPEEVSAEILRHLKVLAEEALDGEAVERAVVTVPAYFNHAQREATKRAAELAGLSVERILAEPTAAALSYGLDKLEERSRIAVYDWGGGTFDVSVLELRDGIFEVLATSGDTLLGGDDVDAALGEFLARTLSLGKLSSADEARVRAEARRVKEALSEQGQTVARLPFLTEQELVVGREDLAALAGPLVERTRRHCLQALKDAQTEAGQLQAVLLVGGSTRMPLVRERVAEWFEREPDLSQHPDEAVALGATIHAGVLSGTLRKMTLLDVTPLSLGVETVGGLMNVLIPRNTTIPCKAGELFTNAVDGQESMRVRILQGERELAADNWELGTVDVRFGSAARGQARVGVQFEIDADGLLTVLARDTQTGQDTLLEIDSAAVDVGDEQVERMVEESVEHAFEDFEARILTEARLKAEELLPAVEQSLAVVGEELPEEEGREIFEAQSRVEEALRAGRANDLKAAVQDLDRATEALAARVVEKAMEEALARRGV